Proteins found in one Plodia interpunctella isolate USDA-ARS_2022_Savannah chromosome 24, ilPloInte3.2, whole genome shotgun sequence genomic segment:
- the LOC128680544 gene encoding 2-aminoethanethiol dioxygenase, with amino-acid sequence MTFIDRSSLLSFRILFYNFTRFSKFSCYRAVKFHMDIKHEVKSNMEIVNVPPIISTYRQALRTFDDKFKNELSTNLGKLKSMMDKLKAEDLGFDQTLGSPDRWRKPDKAPCTYIEVFQNSRINMSIFVLKPGFKMPLHDHPHMHGLLKVIAGAVRIRSFTEYPLKEAVNELDFAARAKHEAARLAQGFHKRRRLFAKVSQNKICAANASTCILTPTISNYHEIEALEMPAAFFDILSPPYDTLIKDIGPRRCRYYDVVNEVSSNVVELQETEVPKCFYCDQAPYLGPILS; translated from the coding sequence ATGACGTTTATTGACAGGAGCTCTTTGTTATCGTtccgaatattattttataattttacaagattttcGAAATTCTCGTGTTACCGTGCAGTCAAATTTCATATGGATATTAAACATGAAGTGAAATCAAACATGGAAATCGTTAATGTACCACCAATTATATCAACATATCGCCAGGCACTTCGCACCTTTGAtgacaaattcaaaaatgaaCTCTCGACCAACTTAGGTAAACTAAAATCGATGATGGACAAATTAAAAGCCGAAGATTTGGGCTTCGACCAGACTCTGGGGTCGCCAGATCGGTGGAGGAAGCCAGATAAAGCGCCGTGTACGTACATAGAAGTATTTCAAAATAGTAGAATAAATAtgagtatttttgttttgaaaccGGGCTTCAAGATGCCTTTGCACGATCACCCTCACATGCATGGTTTGTTGAAAGTGATTGCGGGTGCCGTGAGGATTAGGAGTTTCACAGAGTACCCATTAAAAGAGGCTGTGAACGAATTAGATTTTGCTGCTCGCGCGAAACATGAAGCAGCGAGATTAGCTCAAGGTTTTCATAAACGTAGAAGATTATTTGCGAAAGTTTCGCAGAACAAAATCTGCGCCGCGAATGCATCCACTTGTATATTGACCCCTACTATATCAAATTACCATGAAATAGAAGCTTTAGAAATGCCAGCAGCATTTTTCGACATCCTTTCTCCACCATATGACACATTAATCAAAGATATTGGCCCAAGGAGATGTCGCTACTATGATGTGGTCAATGAAGTGAGTTCTAATGTAGTAGAATTGCAGGAGACTGAAGTGCCAAAATGTTTCTATTGTGATCAAGCACCATACTTAGGGCCAATTCTTTCTTAg